The Anoxybacillus amylolyticus DNA segment TTGACGCGCAGTGACATTGCCATTGAGCAAAAAGAAGGCGAATTGCCGTCTACGTTTGTCGATGGGCGAAATTTGCTGTTTTTGTCGTTTGCCGCAGTGCTTGCAAAGCAAAAAGGGGCGCGCCATCTTGTAACAGGTGTATGTGAAACGGATTTTAGCGGCTACCCGGATTGCCGTGATATTTTCATTAAGTCGTTGAACGTTACGCTAAATTTAGCGATGGACTACCAATTTGTTATTCATACCCCACTTATGTGGTTGAATAAAGCAGAAACGTGGAAGCTAGCCGATGAATTAGGTGCACTCGATTTTGTGCGGACGAGGACATTGACGTGCTATAACGGGATGATTGCGGACGGATGTGGGGAATGTCCCGCGTGTCAATTGCGTCAGCGTGGATTACAACAGTATATGGCAGAGAAAGGAGCGATGAACGAATGATTCAACAGATTTACCCGCAAGTCT contains these protein-coding regions:
- the queC gene encoding 7-cyano-7-deazaguanine synthase QueC; amino-acid sequence: MKKEKAVVVFSGGQDSTTCLFWALKQFQEVEAVTFDYNQRHRLEIEVAASIANELGVPHTVLDMSLLNQLAPNALTRSDIAIEQKEGELPSTFVDGRNLLFLSFAAVLAKQKGARHLVTGVCETDFSGYPDCRDIFIKSLNVTLNLAMDYQFVIHTPLMWLNKAETWKLADELGALDFVRTRTLTCYNGMIADGCGECPACQLRQRGLQQYMAEKGAMNE